The genomic DNA TCATTCCTACTTGATGATATTGCACGTTTACGccaaaaatctcaattcagaaaatatcccagtacctacttactcacATAAGTAAACCTTGCTCGACTGTACCATTAAACAGTCCACGGGGAATCTACTGTTGATATGACGCAAATCTCAAACGAGCTGCgcaaaaaacattaataaaaccCTGTTAACCTTATTTATTATGATCAACATTAGATAAACGTAATCATGCACTTGTGGCATACAAATAGCCCTAATATAAATCAGTTCTAAAATAATATATATCACCATTGTTCTTGTCATTCATTGATTACAAACCATAATGATAATTTAGATACgccatgaataataaataattaacttaacacaaattgaaatcaaattatggaaatgtaggattttttaatcacaaataatatgaacaaattaattttattttgatcgCCAGGCAAAAACTATTTTAGTTAGAAAACATTATAGGAAAACTGAATGAAAGAATAAGAAACAAGCAAGTTTCCTGTTCTCTGCTTAATGCAAATCTAATCTACTCTGGTAATCCCATTTTTTGGTGTGCTCGCTCACCTTCTACTAAGTTTTCCACTCAGGGATgactttaattattatgaaaagtgTATAGTTACCTACTTGATTCATCAGAAAATGAGCCCTAAGCGGGCCTAAGCCAAAAATCTCAATTTAGATATCAGGTAATAAGTAATTTAAGTCACACTGATTATTGTATTTAGAGCTCATGTTAGATGAGAATGTGTTAAATAAAACatctttttaattaagtatgtttgtattattaataaaatttctaacaactgtaatataaaataaaacctaaatcTTACTCTAAATCACACTCATTCTTCATCTTCTTCGACCACTATCTCATTAATTTCTCTGTCTTGCGCGAATATTTTTTGAATGTGATCCTGTATCACGACAGCCCTGTGGACGGACATACTCCTCAGTTGCACAGCGATGTGATCAGCAAAGCTTTGGAACTCATCCTCACTCTCCTCTGATGACATTTCCTCTTCTGACGATTCCTCGTCCTCATCCAAGTGTATTTCTTGACCAGTATTTGTCACTAAATGCACCTGCGGAGGCCAGTTCTTATTGATAGGCCCTAAAGATTTTTCATAGACATCTTTTAGCGAATAAACGGTTTGGTCACGGTCTGTCAGACATCCTTGGAGGACAAGTTTCTTCGATGCATCGTAATGCTTAATCtgcgaataaaaaaaaattggttatTTCTATTGGAATTTGGAAATATAATTCAATTAGGTATAATTTTTAAACATTAACTAGAATTGCAATAATAAGCATGCAAATCACACAAATCGTTGAGAAAAATTTCTAGATTTATGCGTACAATAAAATTTTCTAGATTGATGCAACTTTGTATGCGAATTGGAAGTCTAATGTCTCAAAGTACGCCTGTAGTTATCTGAATACGAGTATCAACCTTGCGATCCTCCATTTGCTTCGCGTGTTGCTTGAAAATGGAAAACCAATGCAACGTTGGTTTGTAAAAGAACCCGCGAACTTTAGCCGTGTTAATATTTCTGACTTCAATTCGGTATGCTGCTTTCAAACTTCTGTACTTTCGATTTATGTCCTCTACGGTTAAGTTCCGATCCATCTGGTCGACTATTGCTTGCAGCGCTGCTTCTCGTAATTTTTTGTCACCGTAGTCAGAATGTTTCTTGTTCCATAGCACTGGTTGATGTAGGTATAAATCTAATAGTTGTTGTATCGAATACGTGTCCCATATCATAGTCTAGTTTGTTCTTAGGTAAATGTAATAATGGCGACGCGGTGTT from Ostrinia nubilalis chromosome 8, ilOstNubi1.1, whole genome shotgun sequence includes the following:
- the LOC135074224 gene encoding uncharacterized protein LOC135074224 gives rise to the protein MIWDTYSIQQLLDLYLHQPVLWNKKHSDYGDKKLREAALQAIVDQMDRNLTVEDINRKYRSLKAAYRIEVRNINTAKVRGFFYKPTLHWFSIFKQHAKQMEDRKIKHYDASKKLVLQGCLTDRDQTVYSLKDVYEKSLGPINKNWPPQVHLVTNTGQEIHLDEDEESSEEEMSSEESEDEFQSFADHIAVQLRSMSVHRAVVIQDHIQKIFAQDREINEIVVEEDEE